From a region of the Streptomyces caniferus genome:
- a CDS encoding DNA-methyltransferase — MSYTLHRGDALTVLKSLPDESVNAVITDPPYNSGGRTSSDRTGRTARAKYVTSNSAHDLANFPGENRDQRSYRSWLTELLTEAYRASTEHAVVMVFSDWRQDPTTSDALQMAGWTWSGTIPWIKPASRPRKGGFKQDSEYILWGVKGSLDKDRDLYLPGHYIASQPRKGRVHITQKPVEIMQQLVQICPEGGTVLDPFTGSGSTGVAALREGRNFVGVELSSHYADVAEQRLHAELTKDDFALAGPEA, encoded by the coding sequence ATGAGCTACACGCTGCACCGAGGCGACGCCCTGACCGTGCTCAAGTCCCTCCCGGACGAGAGCGTCAACGCCGTGATCACCGACCCGCCGTACAACTCCGGCGGACGGACCAGCTCCGATCGCACCGGTCGCACCGCCCGCGCCAAGTACGTCACCAGCAACAGCGCGCACGACCTCGCCAACTTCCCCGGCGAGAACCGCGACCAGCGCTCGTACCGCTCCTGGCTGACCGAACTGCTCACCGAGGCGTACCGGGCGTCGACCGAGCACGCGGTCGTCATGGTCTTCTCCGACTGGCGCCAGGACCCCACCACGTCCGACGCGCTGCAGATGGCGGGGTGGACCTGGAGCGGCACCATTCCGTGGATCAAGCCCGCCAGCCGGCCCCGCAAGGGCGGGTTCAAGCAGGACTCCGAGTACATCCTGTGGGGCGTCAAGGGCAGCCTGGACAAGGACCGGGACCTGTACCTGCCCGGCCACTACATCGCCTCCCAGCCCCGCAAGGGCAGGGTGCACATCACCCAGAAGCCGGTCGAGATCATGCAGCAGCTCGTCCAGATCTGCCCCGAAGGCGGCACCGTCCTCGACCCCTTCACCGGAAGCGGATCCACCGGCGTCGCCGCCCTGCGCGAAGGCCGCAACTTCGTCGGCGTCGAGCTGTCCTCGCACTACGCCGACGTGGCCGAGCAGCGCCTCCACGCCGAGCTGACGAAGGACGACTTCGCCCTGGCCGGGCCGGAGGCATGA
- a CDS encoding C40 family peptidase, giving the protein MKKTTGAVVGLCATGPLLLAAPVLAFGAETASASCTTDGAQPVDTAAVATQVKVILDGGGKGSVRVPGLSDPAEQAPNAQTIQATGVAMHIPARGQVVALATALQESGLRNLTYGDRDSLGLFQQRPSQGWGTANEILDPVHASTKFYEGLRKVSGWQSLSVAQAAQAVQKSGFPQAYAKWEPLATALQKAIEPVPSKAGDASPSPSPSGPTGTGGRSSGTAGGCAADGDGTDFGTIPPGAVPAGYKIPADAPPKVRTAIRWALGQLGTPYQWGGHCTAPHGKAPMGRCDCSSLMQQSYKAAGVALSRTTYTQVRDGKPVSVGSLKPGDLVFTEGIASRPEHVGMVIGRGLVVNAPHSGDVVRIATLASWKPQILAARRVT; this is encoded by the coding sequence ATGAAGAAGACCACCGGAGCCGTTGTCGGCCTCTGCGCGACCGGTCCGTTGCTGCTGGCCGCGCCGGTCCTCGCCTTTGGCGCCGAGACCGCTTCGGCCTCCTGCACCACCGACGGCGCACAGCCTGTGGATACCGCAGCCGTCGCCACTCAGGTGAAGGTCATCCTGGACGGCGGCGGCAAGGGCTCGGTCCGCGTGCCGGGGCTGAGCGATCCGGCCGAGCAGGCGCCCAACGCCCAGACGATCCAGGCCACCGGCGTCGCGATGCACATCCCGGCCCGGGGGCAGGTCGTGGCCCTTGCGACCGCCCTGCAGGAAAGCGGCCTGCGGAACCTGACCTACGGCGACCGTGACTCGCTGGGTCTGTTCCAGCAGCGTCCGTCGCAGGGCTGGGGCACGGCGAACGAGATCCTCGACCCGGTGCACGCCTCCACCAAGTTCTACGAGGGGCTGCGGAAGGTCTCGGGCTGGCAGTCCCTGTCCGTCGCCCAGGCCGCCCAGGCGGTGCAGAAGTCGGGCTTCCCGCAGGCGTACGCCAAGTGGGAACCCCTGGCCACCGCATTGCAGAAGGCCATCGAGCCCGTGCCGTCGAAGGCCGGTGACGCGTCACCGAGCCCTTCGCCGTCCGGCCCGACCGGCACCGGCGGCCGTTCGTCCGGTACCGCGGGCGGCTGTGCGGCCGACGGGGACGGGACCGACTTCGGCACCATTCCGCCCGGTGCGGTGCCGGCCGGGTACAAGATCCCGGCCGATGCTCCGCCGAAGGTTCGGACGGCGATCCGGTGGGCGCTCGGCCAGCTCGGCACTCCGTACCAGTGGGGCGGGCACTGCACTGCTCCCCACGGCAAGGCGCCGATGGGTCGGTGTGACTGCTCGTCCCTGATGCAGCAGTCATACAAGGCCGCCGGCGTCGCCCTGTCTCGGACGACGTACACGCAGGTCAGGGACGGCAAGCCGGTCTCGGTCGGCTCGCTGAAGCCAGGCGACCTGGTGTTCACCGAGGGCATCGCGTCCCGTCCGGAACACGTCGGCATGGTCATCGGCCGAGGTCTGGTCGTCAACGCCCCGCACAGCGGCGACGTGGTCCGCATCGCGACCCTCGCGTCCTGGAAGCCGCAGATCCTCGCGGCCCGCCGAGTCACCTGA
- a CDS encoding DUF6112 family protein encodes MYLADQVIQLAYDPGIKPNEGGLPGLSVLKHVMGSINLYGIIAAVGSLAVSAGVWAWGHHSGGHQAEANGKKGVLVSSGAALLLGAANGVVAFFSGLGTQVH; translated from the coding sequence ATGTATCTCGCTGACCAGGTCATCCAGCTCGCCTACGACCCGGGCATCAAGCCGAACGAGGGCGGACTGCCTGGCCTGTCCGTCCTCAAGCACGTGATGGGCTCCATCAACCTCTACGGCATCATCGCCGCGGTCGGCTCGCTCGCCGTCAGCGCGGGCGTGTGGGCCTGGGGACACCACTCGGGCGGCCACCAGGCTGAGGCCAACGGCAAGAAGGGCGTGCTGGTGAGTTCCGGCGCGGCGCTGCTGTTGGGTGCCGCGAACGGTGTGGTGGCGTTCTTCAGCGGCCTGGGAACGCAGGTCCACTGA
- a CDS encoding SCO6881 family protein — protein MAVCDFPLMDKVCGAVDFAANPAGAVTDGIGAWIAKSAGELAASAADLAAKAVNETTAIDLNAGWFRDNYELLLPIGLALTVGIFCLQLMFAAWRRDERALAQAAIGTMTGVLFSFSAIAFTTVAITVVDALSNGLFQAANTSVDDAIRRVIKVNELGAMYGLGWGVPSLVALGCAIGAFLYWGVMVARKVGVLVLVALAVFAGAGGGWEVAKRWRRGWIEATATLVVSKLLMTVVFLIGVSAMGKSDSHNGMAALSDALAGSVVMVLILLCPYATYKFVHWASHGGGHDDLHRTGVAGMAVAAGAAKTAGTLAMQAGTGSPAPQGPSQVPGAGSDGVASGINPSGGNLSKEGIDTGPSTPQTRYRYGEDPNASGDKGRSLIQRPGIPPLITRPHEGEAGTPGAPVQGTVSAAGASAPGDSVSYVGTGDPSTPPPSGI, from the coding sequence ATGGCAGTCTGCGACTTCCCACTGATGGACAAGGTGTGCGGCGCCGTCGACTTCGCCGCCAACCCCGCAGGAGCCGTCACTGACGGCATCGGGGCATGGATCGCGAAATCGGCAGGTGAACTGGCCGCCAGCGCGGCGGACCTCGCCGCCAAGGCCGTCAACGAGACGACCGCCATCGACCTCAACGCCGGATGGTTCCGGGACAACTACGAACTGCTGCTACCCATCGGGCTCGCGCTGACCGTCGGCATCTTCTGCCTCCAGCTGATGTTCGCGGCCTGGCGGCGAGACGAACGCGCCCTGGCTCAGGCCGCGATCGGCACCATGACCGGCGTCCTGTTCAGCTTCAGTGCCATCGCCTTCACCACCGTCGCCATCACCGTGGTCGACGCCTTGTCCAACGGCCTGTTCCAGGCCGCCAACACCTCGGTCGACGACGCGATCCGCCGCGTGATCAAGGTCAACGAACTGGGGGCGATGTACGGCCTCGGCTGGGGCGTCCCCAGCCTGGTCGCACTCGGCTGCGCCATCGGCGCGTTCCTCTACTGGGGCGTGATGGTCGCCCGCAAGGTCGGCGTCCTGGTCCTGGTCGCACTCGCCGTCTTCGCCGGCGCCGGGGGCGGCTGGGAAGTGGCCAAGCGATGGCGGCGCGGCTGGATCGAGGCCACCGCCACCCTGGTCGTCTCGAAACTCCTGATGACCGTGGTCTTCCTCATCGGCGTCTCGGCGATGGGCAAGTCGGACTCCCACAACGGCATGGCCGCGCTCTCCGACGCGCTGGCAGGCAGTGTCGTAATGGTGTTGATCTTGCTGTGCCCGTACGCCACGTACAAGTTCGTCCACTGGGCCAGCCACGGTGGCGGCCACGACGACCTGCACCGCACCGGCGTTGCCGGCATGGCGGTCGCCGCGGGGGCCGCGAAGACCGCGGGCACCCTGGCAATGCAGGCCGGCACTGGATCCCCCGCCCCGCAGGGTCCGAGCCAGGTTCCCGGCGCCGGTTCCGATGGTGTCGCCTCCGGCATCAACCCCTCCGGCGGCAACCTCAGCAAGGAGGGCATCGATACCGGACCGTCCACGCCGCAGACCCGGTACCGGTACGGCGAGGATCCGAACGCCTCGGGCGACAAGGGCCGGTCCCTGATTCAGCGACCGGGCATCCCGCCACTCATCACGCGCCCCCACGAGGGCGAAGCAGGGACTCCCGGGGCACCCGTCCAGGGCACCGTCAGCGCCGCTGGCGCGTCGGCTCCGGGCGACAGCGTGTCCTACGTGGGCACCGGCGATCCGAGCACACCGCCGCCTTCGGGCATCTGA
- a CDS encoding SCO6880 family protein, translating to MSGKHQPEATTATVKFPHRSRRGILLGLTAPQLIVASLTGLLLLAVVITRGVVGALQLIPLWAAIALLTFVRHRGRALADWVPIVTRYVLRRMRGQLVWLTRPSRRPSREGLLHLPGTAASLRVVTAPDRRYGAVHDPHAGTLTAVVKVSSRAYALLDPGTQNANVGGWGRALAALARTGQVARIQVIERTVPDSGDALRRYWEEHGQPHAPVAGAIYSELIQGAGPAAAPHEAYVAVALDTKAARRLINQAGGGLTGAFSVLTQLTSTFDQAARTAGLTPTGWLTAHEIAAVVRTAYDPKASAALDRWSTAGRPGADPAAAGPVVVVEKSDHIATDSAVHATYWVENWPRTETSAGFLHQLLFTGGVRRTLSLSYEPKGLDAALRDVQRKKASVIADAAERARRGQVDSEADSIEYQDIKSRERQLIAGHADVALTGLLTVSADSEEELRSACAVVETAAVGAQIDLRPLTWQQADAFTAAAMPLALAA from the coding sequence ATGTCCGGCAAGCACCAGCCCGAAGCCACCACGGCCACCGTGAAGTTCCCCCACCGCAGCAGGCGCGGCATCCTGCTCGGCTTGACCGCCCCACAGTTGATCGTCGCGAGCCTGACCGGCCTTCTTCTGCTCGCCGTGGTCATCACCCGCGGCGTGGTCGGCGCTCTCCAGCTCATCCCGCTGTGGGCCGCCATCGCCCTCCTCACGTTCGTCCGCCACCGAGGTCGTGCCCTGGCGGACTGGGTTCCGATCGTCACCCGGTACGTCCTGCGCCGGATGCGCGGCCAGCTCGTCTGGCTCACCCGGCCCTCCCGCCGACCGTCTCGCGAGGGCCTGCTCCACCTGCCCGGCACGGCAGCCAGCCTGCGCGTGGTCACCGCCCCCGACCGCCGATACGGTGCGGTGCACGACCCCCACGCCGGAACGCTGACCGCCGTGGTCAAGGTCTCCTCCCGCGCCTACGCGCTGCTCGACCCGGGCACCCAGAACGCGAACGTGGGCGGCTGGGGACGCGCGCTGGCCGCGCTCGCCCGGACCGGGCAGGTCGCCCGCATCCAGGTGATCGAGCGCACCGTCCCGGACTCCGGCGACGCCCTGCGCCGCTACTGGGAAGAGCACGGCCAGCCGCACGCCCCCGTGGCAGGAGCGATCTACAGCGAGCTGATCCAGGGCGCGGGCCCGGCGGCGGCACCCCACGAGGCGTACGTCGCGGTGGCGCTGGACACCAAGGCAGCGCGACGGCTGATCAACCAGGCCGGCGGCGGCCTGACCGGGGCCTTCAGCGTCCTGACCCAGCTGACCTCCACCTTCGACCAGGCCGCGCGAACCGCCGGACTCACCCCCACCGGCTGGCTCACCGCCCACGAGATCGCCGCCGTCGTACGAACGGCGTACGACCCCAAGGCCAGCGCAGCGCTGGACCGGTGGTCCACCGCGGGCCGCCCCGGGGCCGATCCCGCCGCCGCCGGACCCGTCGTAGTCGTCGAGAAGTCGGACCACATCGCGACCGACTCGGCCGTGCACGCCACGTACTGGGTGGAGAACTGGCCCAGGACCGAGACCAGCGCGGGCTTCCTCCATCAGCTCCTGTTCACCGGCGGGGTCCGGCGCACGCTGTCGCTCTCGTACGAGCCGAAGGGGCTGGATGCCGCCCTGCGCGACGTCCAGCGCAAGAAGGCCAGCGTGATCGCGGATGCCGCCGAGCGGGCCCGGCGCGGCCAGGTCGACTCGGAGGCGGACTCGATCGAGTACCAGGACATCAAGTCCCGGGAGCGACAGCTCATCGCGGGGCACGCGGATGTCGCCCTGACCGGGCTGCTGACCGTATCGGCCGACTCCGAGGAAGAACTCCGCTCCGCCTGCGCGGTCGTGGAGACCGCCGCCGTCGGCGCCCAGATCGACCTCCGGCCGCTCACCTGGCAGCAGGCCGACGCGTTCACCGCCGCCGCCATGCCGCTCGCCCTCGCCGCCTGA
- a CDS encoding DUF6238 family protein, with protein MSRTASPTAQDFVPFATAALDFHRALNLPGGPLVTTRAELDALHAHLVSLHGLLDAHATRTGQLVPAEGDPLRAARTRIWQTADHVHTAYHAAPRPGSGEVPEREACKAGLPEGAPELTICQRHQRTAHLVRRRITPADLHSPFTGLVRR; from the coding sequence ATGTCTCGCACCGCCAGCCCGACAGCGCAGGACTTCGTGCCCTTCGCCACCGCCGCGCTCGACTTCCACCGCGCGCTCAACCTCCCCGGCGGCCCGCTCGTCACCACCCGCGCCGAGCTGGACGCCCTGCACGCCCACCTCGTCTCGCTGCACGGGCTGCTCGACGCCCACGCCACCCGCACCGGACAGCTCGTCCCGGCTGAAGGCGACCCACTGCGCGCCGCACGCACCCGCATCTGGCAGACCGCCGACCACGTACACACCGCCTACCACGCGGCGCCCCGGCCGGGCTCCGGCGAGGTGCCCGAGCGCGAGGCATGCAAGGCCGGCCTGCCCGAAGGGGCGCCGGAGCTGACCATCTGCCAGCGCCACCAGCGCACCGCGCACCTGGTGCGCCGCCGCATCACCCCGGCCGACCTGCACTCCCCGTTCACCGGCCTCGTCCGCCGCTGA